The following DNA comes from Saccharomyces cerevisiae S288C chromosome XIII, complete sequence.
CTGAATTAAATCAAACGAACTTTTAATGTTCTCCGAAAATGTCTCGGAGGGTGAAATAACCGAAGCTTGTTTACTTAGATGTGAATTATCTTTCCCAAAAAGTGATCTCATACTGGGACGGCCTGTATAAATTGCTGATGAATTTCCCTTATATTCAATAGAATTCCTAGATTTAGGAAAGTTGTCCAAAGATGGACGATgccctttttcaattggtGCGTCCGAAAATCCTAACCGATCAAGAACATTTTGATCTCCAATGGAAACAACGTCTATACTAGAGCCGTTGTGAGCTTTTGGTGGTAGTCTCAAGGAGTTCGTATTGTCTCTGTTGTCTTCAAAGTTATCCTCAGAATTACCGAGATCTACATTATGCAGCCAAGATGATCCacataaagaaaatttccGAAATATCATCTTATTATCCGTCAGCGTTCCGGTTTTATCACTAAAAATATAAGATACTTGCCCCAATTCCTCCAGAATGGTGGCAGTTCTCGATTCGCATGGCGTGTTCGTTTCTGCATGGTACATGTCTATGTCCCATTCCATCATTTTACTTTGGACTACCTTGATAATTTCCATTGTTACATATAGGGACAAAGGAATCACAGTGTTATACATGATGATAAAAGACATTATTGTGGGTGCTACGCCAGCATCTGCCTGAAATAGATACCATGCTTTGTTCTGGtcgatatattttttcttatgcAAAACATGGCCAAGataagaaaataaagatattgtGGCAACGACAAACACCATAAACACGATAATCATATTTATCTTCCTTTGTAGCTTAGGGGCTTTCGTTCTTGGGTTTTTTAAAGCATTCATTCtgatttttgtttcctcACCACTGAAAATGACCATACCAACAACATTTTGAGTATTCCTCAAAATACTACCACGATAAATGACATTATCAGGACCTAGAGGGTATTTCATTATGGTATCATTGCGAtggtttttcaattcaagATTACcttcaaaattatataaatCAATATTGGGATCTTCCACGGTAACTTGAGCATTAATATTTGCAAGACCTGATGCGGCTTTGGTTAACTTATTTAATTCTGGATGGGGTTGtttacttttcaaatttgttTCGCCATCTAAAGCCATCGTTTCAACGAAACATTCGCTATTTTCGCCGTCACATGTCAATAAAAGCAGATCTGCAGGTACCCAATCATCTTGTGTGAGAAGTACGAAGTCTCCAACACGAAGTTTTTCCCACTTCTTTTGATGAATATGAACATTGTATTTATTCTTGAGTAGTTCAAAGTTATTGAAGTGCGTGTCTAAGAAGTGTCCTTGAGAGGAGTTCCGATCATCGTTTAAAGGTGGATTATTTTCAGCAGCGGCCGATTTAGTTAGATATGCAGTGGATGAGACAACACTACTTGGTAGTGTATAAACTTCTTGTGCGTCATTATTTCCATCTTTAACCAACACTCCCACTGGTTTATTGTTCTCTTCCTTATCTAAACGATGTCTCCTGAAATCGTCCCAAGCCTCTCTTGTCATGGATATACCCATAAATACACATAAGGGGATAATAGTTGTATAAGTACCAGTTGTAGACCATCCAGGTATCATTTGTAATACTGcgacaatgaaaaaataagtatTGGCtaactttgaaaattgtGCATACAACTGTCTAGGCAAAAAGGAATAGAATGTATATCTTGATGAAGTTATTCGGTTGTCGCAGTAAGGCTTGTTGAACCTTTCGTCTATCAAATGACCATCCCTTTTAGTAGCAGCTTGTTTGTATTCAATTGCATTATGATCTAATATAATCGGAATATGTCTACCGTCTTTCGAATGGAACGTCCTCCTTCGATCTAGGATAGTATCAAGTATTTTAGTGATAATGCTATATGACACATCAGGACTACCATACTCTTCCATTTCATAATCCTCTTCAGCAGCATAATTGCCGCTTGTTTCATCTCTGTCATCTTTATCGTTATTATCGCTACCGGAGAACGTCTTACTCTCATTTATATCTTCTAACTCTATCTCATCATCAGTTCTTCCGCGATATTTATCATACAAATGCTTGTTGAACATCTGCGTTCGTAGTGATGaagatcttcttctttgccCATCAGCTATGCccataatatttttttctttttaataaaGAATGGAATTAAATTATCTACTTCAATTAGGATGTTTATTTGCTGTATGGAAGCTATGTGTATATAACGATAAAGGtcaaataaaagaaataacaaaaaagaaaagagtgAATGAATAGTCCAAAAGCAATGGGGTAATTTGGCACTTGATCTTTTCTCAAGACTTCCTGCAATAttgaattcttctttgttaaATATTCGCTTACTTAAAGCACTTGACAGACTGGGGTCGAAAATAACCCGGCTGCGCAGCCCGTCATTTGCTTATTTAGAAAATATGATTAAAGTGTAATTAGTTATTTCAAAGTACAtattaaaatatattatcatgaATCATTTCCTAGTAATCCTTTTAATTCATACAAAAATGGGATAGTTTCTTCCGAAGATACTTTGCATTTGCTGAGAGGCCTGCTCTCAAGAAAGGCATCGTCTCTTAATGGTTTTTGAAAGCCAAACTTTACGGACATGGAAGCCTGAGCTTTTCTTAGCAATTCAAAGGACTTTGCAGTTCTTAGCCTTTCCCTGCCTTCACGGTTTTCTTGAgccaatttcaaaattctttcaTCTAACTTGCGTCGTAATTCGTTGTCAGAAAGTTGCTTGAAATCTGGTTTCCTACAACTATCCTTTCCGATAAAATCTACGCGGTGATTTTGGCGTGAACCGGCAGAACATTCCTCCTGACAGTCGTAGTCTTCATATTCCTCTAGTTCGGTGTCGTTTTCAAAAGAGTCATTCACCGATTCAGCAACATCAATGAAGTCAACTTTCCTCTCTAAGCTAAGACCTTGTACTGACGAAGAACGGGGTGACTTTCTGCCTTTGAGGATATCCAGATGGAAACCATGGTTGATTGTATTGGTTGGGGATACCTTTTGTATCCTAGAAATATTGCCACAAATTTTCGAGGTTTTCCAGAAAGTAATGAGCTCCTCCAACTTATCCTCAATGATGTTCCTATCATTCTCTGTTATGCCATTTCGAATGTCAATAGCTAATAGATTGTTCTCGATCATTTTTAAGTAATTAAGTGCCTGAAACAATTTAtcattctttgaaaatgaacatACATTTGCTCTTTCACAACCAGTATTAGTTGATGTTTCTTCAGGAAATGCATACAATATTTGCTTATGGTCATTCAAAGACACCAGGACAGTGGAGAGTAGTGAATGTAATCCTCTTAATAGACTAACTATATTTTGGAATGTACCTATTggattatatttttttttgagttgCACCCTTGCCATGTAATCTGGAAAGATTTTGTTTAGTGCGTTTCTCATGTTTacatttgaaagattttcGTTTCCTGTCATATCTAAAGACAGCAAACAACAGAGCATAAATTTCTTTAGCAGTTTGAGACGATAAAGCTTACCATCAAGGTCTTTTACTGTGGTAGTATTATTATAGTAAAGATTTGGTACATCGATACCGTATAATTCACAGTATTTCGATAGCTCACTTGTATCGCTAAAGATGACAATATCTGGAATGATTGATTTGAGTTTATAAAACAGTGCATCACTTGAGAATACTAGGAGCTCTTTTATCACAGATGAGTGCTCGTCAGCAATTGAAATAAGAGACACTCTTGATATAAAACtatgattttttatttctttaaatcGAAGATGATATTTATGAATCATTACATCCACTTGTTGTAATGATTCGAGCACTTTCCGTACCTTTAATAAGGTTTTATAGCAAATCAAATGTCTTCGAAAGTATTCTTGCTGAATTGATAAATACACTGCTACGAGTATTAAAATTACAACTCTCTTCAGACCTGgactatttttttttctacagtattttttcaactgtGTAAGTACTCGATAAGAGGTTATAATCATCGAAAGGTAGTTGAAATTTTGTCTgaaatataattttttgtcCTCTGCTACCGCCAATTTACCATATTTTGTCGCCATAAATGGTACAGATTTGGGAGGTACATTCTTTAACAAAGTTGAGCTTTTATGAAAGTTCATAATAGATTGATCAAGATGTAGTGATAACCTGTAATGATTCatatcattcaaaaaatgagaagTAATGATTGAATACCgaaattcttcaaagaattgGTGTGTTACACCGAATGGCTGTTGcatgaaaattcttgaaataaTATCATCCCAATTAAAAAACTTCGTTGTTTTTCCTACGGTTATAGGTGAAAAAGTACAGTCATTAGATCCCACAATTGTAGGGGAGTATTCATGTAATACGCTGCGGCTGCTTAATAGGGACGGTTTTCGCCACGTAGAGTAAAATTCTTGACGATTGTTCTCGGTGACACCTATTATGTTATCACTATCAAGGGTTAGACTAGAACTCATGAATCCATCCTCTTCGCTTGATTTCAGCATGGAAAAAATCTGTAAACCGGGAGCCTGCAAGGCGGATGGACGTGAGTTTGTTGTCATTATTAAGTTAATCAACAAACGTTTCACAAGTAAGTAAAAACAAACTTGTTGCAATAAGCGTGAGGTATGCCGAGCAGTTATTGAGGGGGTGAGATTTTGACCTTTGATAAAACTCCTATAACCGTCTAGTATCCGGTAGTCACCTAATCATTTATGATATTGGGTGAAGATGAATGTTTAGTTTATTTTCAGATCAAGTGTTTTTATTTAcgttttgatgttttcatGCGGGAtgtcttcaaaaaaatgatttcGCCCAGGATCGAACTGGGGACGTTCTGCGTGTTAAGCAGATGCCATAACCGACTAGACCACGAAACCATAGTAAGTTGGAGAATTCTGTATAAAGAGTATGCTACATTTCTCTAAATATGTTAGGaattaaatataaaaattccGAAAACTTTGAGGCACCGTCTTTTTAGCTGGCCAGATAGCTTGCTTACCTATTTTCTTGCTAGTTTAAATTCGACCGGAATAGAAATTTGGTTACAAGAACGCTATTGCGCACCAgatgcaaattttttttttattttatatagtGTCACTGGCACCCCTCCATTACATTGTCTAATTTAAAATAACTAAACTGATATACTCACTTACTCTAACGATTGACTCCTGCTTGGTCAAAAATATGTATAGATGTTAGACCATCTTTATATGccattattttgaaaacctAAGTGAGAAGTAAGTTTCACACTTCATTTGAGAAACGATACACCTGCACTGAACGATGATCCCAAAAATCGTTCCGACAAATACAGACAAACAATTTTCTTAAAGATTCAAATTAGAAACATACTACTCatatgaaagaaaagatgcAACGGTTAGTATTGGAAGAATGACGATGAAACACTTTTTGTTGTTTAATAGGTTTTAGCTATCCATTAGATCAGGAGAAAAGTCACCAATGTTAAATATGTCGAATGTTTCTGTATCCATAGAAAAAGAGCCATTTAGTTGTTGCTGCGAGTTACTGTTTTGAACTTTTACGGTACCCTTACCGCCACTGTCCTTTGGAGTGACATTGATGAAGTTTGTAGCAGCTGAATCACCATTTTGTTCCAGTTTCTTAGATTTCATAACTTTCTGAGCTGCAGCAACTTTTCTTGATTCCTTGGTCTTTGTTTTACCCACTCTCTGTTTCCGCTTGGGTTGAATTGTTGTAGTTATATTAGGAGTTGTGCTGGAGCTAGAAGTACATTTTGATGATGGTTGTGATACTGTGGGTgtattattactattattattattattattattattattattattattactattattactattattattattattattattgttgttgttgttattgttattgttattgttagGCAAAGGAAAGACGGAGGTAGAATCATTTTGTGGTACTGAAGTATTGGTTTTATAATGTTGTGGTagatgaaattgttgttgcgGAGCGAACGCATGCATTGCGGAAGAAACATTTTGATATAAGGGCTGCATATTGATCATAGGGTTTTGTCCGGATGGATTAGTCTGCCTCATACCTGGATTTTCAATGACAGGAGACCCCATATTTCCTGGTTGTAATGGCATAGTGTTGTTAGCTGGCGCTATACGATTAGTGTCTGGAGGAAAGGCACTATTTTGTAATTGCTGGTTAGCCGCCATTCTTTGCATCATCATATGCATGTACTGCTGTTGAGATGTTATATCACTAACAACCGGATTTGCGACAGtgctttgatttttcatttgttgAGGAATTGTTTTCATCTTATTGAAGCGGGCTCGTATGTGTTCTTGCAATAAACTATTGCCATTTGCGTTATTGTCATTTGTGGGCGTAGTTTCTTCCGCAGTATTGTTACGTGTATTAGattgataattttgatTTCCAAGATTTTGCTGTAGTGAATTTTGCTGTAGTGCTTGCTGCTGAAAAAACATTTTCATAGCGTTCATGTCATCAAACCTGCCAGATTGGCTTTGCTGAAAAGATGGCGCCTGTCCTTGATTTTGGTGGTGtaattgatattgaaagaaGCGCTGCTGGTCTGAAAACATTGAAGATTGGGTTTGTGCATTAAATTGTTGATTTGTAGGAGGCACTGAAGGCATAAGTCCGGTTGAATGAGAATTTTCCGATGGAATATGAGGGACCATTTGTGGGTTGACAATAGGATACGGTGtctgttgctgctgttgatgttgttgctgttgctgttgctgttgctgctgttgctgttgctgttgctgttgctgttgttgttgttgttgttgctgttgctgttgctgttgcgGTTGATGCTGGGGTTGATGCTGAGGCTGCTGGATCTGCTGTTGAGATGATTGCTGGGGCTGTGCTGGTGATTGCAAATCATTGAAGTGTTTATGTAGATTTATA
Coding sequences within:
- the INP2 gene encoding Inp2p (Peroxisome-specific receptor important for peroxisome inheritance; co-fractionates with peroxisome membranes and co-localizes with peroxisomes in vivo; physically interacts with the myosin V motor Myo2p; INP2 is not an essential gene), whose protein sequence is MTTNSRPSALQAPGLQIFSMLKSSEEDGFMSSSLTLDSDNIIGVTENNRQEFYSTWRKPSLLSSRSVLHEYSPTIVGSNDCTFSPITVGKTTKFFNWDDIISRIFMQQPFGVTHQFFEEFRYSIITSHFLNDMNHYRLSLHLDQSIMNFHKSSTLLKNVPPKSVPFMATKYGKLAVAEDKKLYFRQNFNYLSMIITSYRVLTQLKKYCRKKNSPGLKRVVILILVAVYLSIQQEYFRRHLICYKTLLKVRKVLESLQQVDVMIHKYHLRFKEIKNHSFISRVSLISIADEHSSVIKELLVFSSDALFYKLKSIIPDIVIFSDTSELSKYCELYGIDVPNLYYNNTTTVKDLDGKLYRLKLLKKFMLCCLLSLDMTGNENLSNVNMRNALNKIFPDYMARVQLKKKYNPIGTFQNIVSLLRGLHSLLSTVLVSLNDHKQILYAFPEETSTNTGCERANVCSFSKNDKLFQALNYLKMIENNLLAIDIRNGITENDRNIIEDKLEELITFWKTSKICGNISRIQKVSPTNTINHGFHLDILKGRKSPRSSSVQGLSLERKVDFIDVAESVNDSFENDTELEEYEDYDCQEECSAGSRQNHRVDFIGKDSCRKPDFKQLSDNELRRKLDERILKLAQENREGRERLRTAKSFELLRKAQASMSVKFGFQKPLRDDAFLESRPLSKCKVSSEETIPFLYELKGLLGNDS
- the MSS11 gene encoding Mss11p (Transcription factor; involved in regulation of invasive growth and starch degradation; controls the activation of FLO11 and STA2 in response to nutritional signals; forms a heterodimer with Flo8p that interacts with the Swi/Snf complex during transcriptional activation of FLO1, FLO11, and STA1), translating into MDNTTNINTNERSSNTDFSSAPNIKGLNSHTQLQFDADSRVFVSDVMAKNSKQLLYAHIYNYLIKNNYWNSAAKFLSEADLPLSRINGSASGGKTSLNASLKQGLMDIASKGDIVSEDGLLPSKMLMDANDTFLLEWWEIFQSLFNGDLESGYQQDHNPLRERIIPILPANSKSNMPSHFSNLPPNVIPPTQNSFPVSEESFRPNGDGSNFNLNDPTNRNVSERFLSRTSGVYDKQNSANFAPDTAINSDIAGQQYATINLHKHFNDLQSPAQPQQSSQQQIQQPQHQPQHQPQQQQQQQQQQQQQQQQQQQQQQQQQQQQQQHQQQQQTPYPIVNPQMVPHIPSENSHSTGLMPSVPPTNQQFNAQTQSSMFSDQQRFFQYQLHHQNQGQAPSFQQSQSGRFDDMNAMKMFFQQQALQQNSLQQNLGNQNYQSNTRNNTAEETTPTNDNNANGNSLLQEHIRARFNKMKTIPQQMKNQSTVANPVVSDITSQQQYMHMMMQRMAANQQLQNSAFPPDTNRIAPANNTMPLQPGNMGSPVIENPGMRQTNPSGQNPMINMQPLYQNVSSAMHAFAPQQQFHLPQHYKTNTSVPQNDSTSVFPLPNNNNNNNNNNNNNNNNNSNNSNNNNNNNNNNNNSNNTPTVSQPSSKCTSSSSTTPNITTTIQPKRKQRVGKTKTKESRKVAAAQKVMKSKKLEQNGDSAATNFINVTPKDSGGKGTVKVQNSNSQQQLNGSFSMDTETFDIFNIGDFSPDLMDS